The following proteins are encoded in a genomic region of Arcobacter cloacae:
- a CDS encoding molybdenum ABC transporter yields MFDFTDNELLELLKEDVPFLDLTTYLQDINDKKARLEIYTREDIVVSCSEESARIAKLMNCEVDFFVPSKQKIKKGELILSFIGDYNLIHKIWRTTQLILEYSCKIATYTQNMKEEILKVNNHCELLTTRKTYPFAKKFCIKSILVGGAFPHRLNLSETVLLFPHHRKVYATNEEFYYQIKEIKQKALEKKIIIESSDFNDTINLMKYGADVLQLDKMDVKIIDEIVRYKNNNFPWIKLLVSGNINLSNVKDFASTQIDGVVSSSMYLCGMSDLGTKLTILE; encoded by the coding sequence ATGTTTGATTTTACAGATAATGAACTTTTAGAATTACTAAAAGAAGATGTCCCTTTTTTAGATTTAACTACTTATTTACAAGATATAAATGATAAAAAGGCAAGATTAGAGATATATACAAGAGAAGATATAGTAGTTTCTTGTAGTGAAGAATCAGCTAGAATAGCAAAACTTATGAATTGTGAAGTTGATTTTTTTGTTCCTTCTAAACAAAAGATAAAAAAAGGTGAACTTATTTTATCTTTTATTGGAGATTATAATCTTATTCATAAAATTTGGAGAACAACACAATTAATACTTGAATATAGTTGTAAAATAGCAACATATACACAAAATATGAAAGAAGAAATTTTAAAAGTTAATAATCATTGTGAGTTATTAACAACAAGAAAAACTTATCCTTTTGCAAAAAAATTTTGTATAAAATCTATTCTTGTAGGAGGTGCTTTCCCTCATAGGTTAAATCTGAGTGAAACTGTATTATTATTTCCACATCATAGAAAAGTATATGCTACAAATGAAGAATTTTATTATCAAATAAAAGAAATAAAGCAAAAAGCTTTGGAAAAAAAGATAATTATTGAATCAAGTGATTTTAATGATACTATAAATCTTATGAAATATGGAGCTGATGTTTTACAACTTGATAAAATGGATGTTAAAATTATAGATGAAATAGTTAGATACAAAAATAATAACTTTCCTTGGATAAAATTGCTTGTATCTGGAAATATAAATCTTTCAAATGTTAAAGATTTTGCTTCTACTCAAATAGATGGGGTAGTTTCAAGTTCTATGTATTTATGCGGAATGTCAGATTTAGGGACAAAATTAACTATTTTAGAATAG
- a CDS encoding GGDEF domain-containing protein, whose protein sequence is MNEIFKGFLSQLNDVESLEVVSSNIDTFEKLIPLLLKRVHPNNVHILASILKQSLLPSICEETNEEIDQLFTRIEKDANLLFDKNIQEKIKEFTTKRFERDKQVVIDRTSDISKLVVLMEEYLNEAISSNGSGTKNVLNIREKIEAININENGLEALTKLQNELINAASLIEKEMSTVTDKLETGKTKVQELEEKVKTLEAELNKTKIENMKDHLTGLLTRKAFNDEVKKIESSYKRLNTQYAVVFFDLDHFKKLNDTYGHECGDVVLSTFGKILNKSIRDLDIVGRYGGEEFIAIIHFNLNRELLQFLKRIKSIVVENSFLYKDKKIKVTFSAGVAIRSSYDTYENTVQKADMLLYKAKENGRNKIVLENGMEI, encoded by the coding sequence ATGAATGAAATATTCAAGGGGTTTTTGAGTCAGTTAAATGATGTGGAAAGTTTGGAAGTTGTATCTTCAAATATAGATACTTTTGAAAAACTTATTCCACTTTTACTAAAAAGAGTTCATCCTAATAATGTTCATATTTTAGCTTCCATATTAAAACAGTCGTTACTTCCTTCTATTTGCGAAGAAACAAATGAAGAGATAGACCAACTTTTCACAAGAATTGAAAAAGATGCAAATCTTTTATTTGATAAAAATATTCAAGAAAAAATAAAAGAGTTTACTACAAAAAGATTTGAAAGAGATAAACAAGTCGTAATTGATAGAACTTCTGATATTTCAAAACTGGTAGTTTTGATGGAAGAGTATCTAAATGAAGCTATTTCAAGTAATGGTTCTGGAACTAAAAATGTTTTAAATATCAGAGAAAAAATAGAAGCTATAAATATAAATGAAAATGGTTTAGAAGCTCTTACAAAACTACAAAATGAACTTATAAATGCTGCTTCTTTAATTGAAAAAGAGATGAGTACGGTAACTGATAAATTAGAAACAGGAAAAACGAAAGTTCAAGAACTTGAAGAAAAAGTAAAAACTTTAGAAGCAGAGTTAAATAAAACAAAAATTGAAAATATGAAAGACCACTTAACAGGACTTTTAACAAGAAAAGCTTTTAATGATGAAGTGAAAAAAATCGAAAGTTCATATAAAAGACTTAATACCCAATATGCTGTTGTTTTCTTTGACTTAGACCATTTTAAAAAGTTAAATGATACTTATGGTCATGAGTGTGGAGATGTTGTTTTATCTACATTTGGAAAAATTCTAAATAAAAGTATAAGAGACCTTGATATTGTAGGAAGATATGGAGGAGAAGAGTTTATAGCTATTATCCATTTTAATCTTAATAGAGAGCTTTTACAATTCTTAAAAAGAATAAAAAGTATAGTTGTTGAAAATAGCTTCTTATACAAAGACAAAAAAATAAAAGTAACTTTTTCTGCTGGAGTTGCTATTAGAAGTAGTTATGATACTTATGAAAATACAGTTCAAAAAGCTGATATGTTACTTTATAAAGCAAAAGAAAATGGTAGAAATAAAATAGTTTTAGAAAATGGGATGGAGATTTAG
- a CDS encoding GatB/YqeY domain-containing protein translates to MSLKEQLKEDLKTAMRDKEVVKRDSIRAINTMIKQIEVDERRELDDDEVIKLIQRGIKQREEAISQYKAASRDDLVQKEQEQVDVFMLYLPKQLSDEELEAGMKEIVAQTGATTMKDMGKVMGIATKTFAGVADGKRINEMVKKLLS, encoded by the coding sequence ATGAGTTTAAAAGAGCAATTAAAAGAAGATTTAAAAACAGCTATGAGAGATAAAGAAGTTGTAAAAAGAGACTCAATTAGAGCTATTAATACAATGATTAAACAAATAGAAGTTGATGAAAGAAGAGAACTTGATGATGATGAAGTTATCAAATTAATTCAAAGAGGAATTAAACAAAGAGAAGAAGCAATTTCTCAATATAAAGCTGCTTCAAGAGATGATTTAGTTCAAAAAGAACAAGAACAAGTTGATGTATTTATGTTATATCTTCCAAAACAATTAAGTGATGAAGAATTAGAAGCTGGAATGAAAGAGATTGTTGCACAAACAGGAGCTACAACAATGAAAGATATGGGAAAAGTTATGGGAATAGCAACTAAAACTTTTGCTGGTGTTGCAGATGGAAAAAGAATAAATGAAATGGTAAAGAAACTTTTATCTTAA